One genomic window of Parafrankia irregularis includes the following:
- a CDS encoding enoyl-CoA hydratase/isomerase family protein, whose translation MGERGSPGPELRQDGELLILDLGPDQNLFDGNRVAWINSLLDEVEQAPTPRALITTASGKHWCNGADLGWIFGVGESGLESFAADVLRLYARFVALPMISVAALQGHAFANGVMLALAHDYRLMQCGRGRMGLPYADAGFFYTWGEISLLRAKLPPFTALEMTTTSRTYDADAAAERGLVDLAVRDEPVLTAATEFARPMAHKNAGVIEALKRHLFADALEALCGPRATATGHGGHEPARASLERW comes from the coding sequence TTGGGCGAACGTGGATCACCCGGACCAGAGCTGCGCCAGGACGGCGAGCTGCTGATACTCGATCTCGGTCCTGATCAGAACCTCTTCGACGGGAACCGCGTCGCCTGGATCAACAGTCTTCTGGACGAAGTGGAGCAGGCCCCGACTCCGCGCGCCCTCATCACCACCGCCTCCGGGAAGCACTGGTGCAACGGCGCCGACCTCGGATGGATCTTCGGGGTCGGGGAAAGCGGGCTCGAGTCCTTCGCGGCCGACGTCCTCCGGCTGTACGCCAGATTCGTCGCTCTCCCCATGATCTCGGTCGCGGCCCTTCAGGGGCACGCCTTCGCCAACGGGGTCATGCTCGCGCTGGCGCACGACTACCGCCTCATGCAGTGTGGTCGCGGTCGCATGGGCCTCCCCTACGCCGATGCCGGCTTTTTCTACACCTGGGGTGAGATCAGCTTGCTGCGGGCGAAACTTCCCCCGTTCACGGCGCTGGAGATGACCACGACCAGCCGGACGTACGACGCGGACGCCGCGGCGGAGCGCGGTCTCGTCGACCTGGCTGTCCGTGACGAACCCGTGCTGACGGCCGCGACCGAGTTCGCCCGGCCGATGGCCCACAAGAACGCCGGTGTGATCGAGGCACTCAAGCGGCACCTCTTCGCCGACGCCCTTGAAGCGCTGTGCGGGCCGCGGGCCACGGCCACCGGTCATGGCGGCCACGAGCCGGCCCGCGCCTCACTCGAACGCTGGTAA
- a CDS encoding acyl-CoA dehydrogenase family protein, whose translation MQESDFSEVLASVRRFVRERVVPAEAEIERTDAIPAGIRTEAADMGLFGFAIPELYGGLGLSMSEEVRLVFELGYTTPAFRSMFGTNNGIAGHVLLEGATEEQKKTYLPRIASGEWVASFALTEENAGSDPAGLVTSARRDGDDWVINGAKRFITNAPHADVLMVFARTDPDATGGRGISTFMVERGTPGVRVGPKDAKMGQAGAWTADVYLDEVRVGGHTLIGGPDGVGRGYATAMRCLAHGRIHIAALCVGLSQRLLDESVGYAATREQGGQVIGAHQLIQGLLADSATDLYASRALVKDVAAAFDDGTDTRTGPSCAKYFASEAVGRIADRAVQIHGGSGYMRGVPVERFYRDARLFRIYEGTSQIQQIVIARQLLAGAG comes from the coding sequence GTGCAGGAAAGCGATTTCAGTGAGGTGCTGGCCTCGGTCCGCCGGTTCGTGCGCGAGCGTGTCGTGCCGGCGGAAGCCGAGATCGAGCGGACGGACGCCATCCCGGCGGGCATCCGCACCGAGGCGGCGGACATGGGGCTGTTCGGCTTCGCGATCCCGGAGCTGTACGGAGGCCTGGGCCTGTCGATGAGCGAGGAGGTCCGGCTTGTCTTCGAGCTCGGCTACACCACGCCCGCGTTCCGCTCGATGTTCGGTACGAACAACGGCATCGCCGGCCACGTCCTGTTGGAGGGCGCGACGGAGGAGCAGAAGAAGACCTACCTGCCCCGCATCGCCTCCGGTGAATGGGTGGCCTCGTTCGCGCTGACGGAGGAGAACGCCGGATCGGACCCGGCCGGCCTGGTCACCTCGGCCCGGCGCGACGGTGACGACTGGGTGATCAACGGCGCCAAGCGCTTCATCACCAACGCTCCGCACGCCGATGTCCTCATGGTGTTCGCTCGGACCGACCCCGACGCGACCGGCGGCCGCGGCATCAGCACCTTCATGGTCGAGCGGGGCACACCGGGCGTGCGGGTCGGCCCGAAGGACGCCAAGATGGGCCAGGCCGGCGCCTGGACCGCGGACGTCTACCTGGATGAGGTGAGGGTCGGCGGGCACACGCTGATCGGCGGCCCCGACGGTGTCGGCCGCGGCTACGCGACCGCCATGCGCTGCCTGGCCCACGGCCGCATCCACATCGCCGCGCTCTGCGTGGGCCTGTCGCAGCGGCTGCTCGACGAGTCCGTCGGTTACGCCGCGACCCGGGAGCAGGGTGGCCAGGTCATCGGTGCCCACCAGCTCATCCAGGGCCTGCTCGCCGACTCGGCGACCGACCTGTACGCGTCCCGGGCGCTGGTGAAGGACGTCGCGGCCGCGTTCGACGACGGTACCGACACCCGGACGGGACCGTCCTGCGCGAAGTACTTCGCATCGGAGGCGGTGGGGCGTATCGCTGACCGGGCCGTCCAGATCCACGGCGGCAGCGGCTACATGCGGGGCGTGCCGGTCGAGCGTTTCTACCGCGACGCCCGGCTGTTCCGGATCTACGAGGGCACCAGCCAGATCCAGCAGATCGTCATCGCCCGGCAGCTGCTGGCCGGCGCGGGCTGA
- a CDS encoding TIGR03619 family F420-dependent LLM class oxidoreductase — MASALSSPAEQSVQPPVRFSFELPTHRAHRPEEFVTGEAIAELTRAAAAAGFDAVNVTDHPAPDARWLDNGGHHALDPFVALSFAAAADPGMRLLTNIYVPAYRNPFLGAKLVHSLDLLAGGRLILGVAAGYLRPEFRALGIDFDRRGELLDEALAVLDAVFTGDDLAWQGSDFSARGVRFRPVPPAGRRPPVWVGGNSRPAIRRAARFDGWAPFHTGGFAAASRTATIETVDDLAAAIRYVHSQRADTTGPFDICWSEPTLANRATSVDERLDRVTSLTTAGVSWLTVSVPGDTRAEVLDGAAAFGTEIIGRTVAA, encoded by the coding sequence ATGGCTTCCGCCCTGTCGTCGCCGGCCGAGCAGAGCGTCCAACCACCCGTGCGCTTCTCCTTCGAGCTACCCACCCATCGTGCGCACCGACCGGAGGAGTTCGTCACCGGCGAGGCGATCGCCGAGCTCACCCGGGCCGCGGCCGCCGCCGGCTTCGACGCGGTGAACGTCACCGATCATCCGGCTCCCGACGCCCGCTGGCTCGACAACGGCGGGCACCACGCACTGGACCCCTTCGTCGCCCTGTCGTTCGCCGCCGCGGCCGACCCCGGCATGAGGCTGCTGACCAACATCTACGTCCCCGCGTACCGCAACCCGTTTCTTGGCGCGAAGCTCGTCCACAGCCTCGACCTGCTCGCCGGGGGGCGGCTGATCCTGGGCGTGGCCGCCGGCTATCTGCGGCCGGAGTTCCGAGCTCTGGGCATCGACTTCGACCGGCGCGGCGAGCTCCTCGACGAGGCCCTGGCCGTCCTCGACGCGGTGTTCACCGGTGACGATCTCGCCTGGCAGGGGTCGGATTTCTCCGCTCGCGGCGTCCGGTTCCGGCCGGTGCCGCCGGCCGGCCGCCGGCCGCCGGTGTGGGTGGGTGGCAACAGCAGGCCGGCCATCCGCCGGGCCGCCCGCTTCGACGGCTGGGCGCCGTTCCACACCGGAGGCTTCGCCGCGGCGTCCCGCACCGCCACGATCGAGACCGTCGACGATCTCGCGGCTGCCATCCGGTACGTCCATTCCCAGCGCGCCGACACCACCGGGCCCTTCGACATCTGCTGGTCCGAGCCGACGCTCGCCAACCGGGCGACGTCCGTCGACGAGCGGCTCGACCGCGTCACCTCCCTGACCACCGCCGGCGTCAGCTGGCTCACCGTCAGCGTGCCCGGCGACACCCGCGCCGAGGTCCTCGACGGGGCCGCCGCGTTCGGTACCGAGATCATCGGCCGGACCGTGGCCGCCTGA
- a CDS encoding acyl-CoA dehydrogenase, translating to MQFRLDDDQLAMRDAVRAFCADHFSLDDLAAREGKPTDATLWSALAELGILGLLLDDAAPGSEAGSGLGLVEAAIAFEQLGAHLAGGPVLWSTLAAPFVDGAAEGTVRVAGVTIDGSAAGSTTGPLVVEHGDECDVLLVAYDDRLDVCPRAEVAASVTGAPLDPLTPVAVLPDVPAGRVVGGAPEAGRLRLRGEILSAAALVGVAQGALDVARDYALEREQFGVAIGSFQAIKHMLADMYVRVELARASAYAAAAVATDPRAGDPRRAASAAKLLAGEAGIANGRAAVQVLGGMGFTWDMLPHYFLKRAWVLENQFGTVSSHAARLGTAVGSEVAAS from the coding sequence ATGCAGTTCCGCCTCGACGACGACCAGCTGGCGATGCGCGACGCCGTCCGGGCGTTCTGCGCTGACCACTTCTCCCTCGACGACCTCGCGGCCCGCGAGGGCAAGCCCACGGACGCCACTCTGTGGTCGGCACTGGCCGAGCTCGGCATCCTCGGGCTCCTCCTCGACGACGCCGCGCCCGGTTCCGAGGCCGGTTCGGGGCTGGGCCTCGTCGAGGCCGCAATCGCGTTCGAGCAGCTCGGCGCGCACCTCGCCGGCGGACCGGTGCTCTGGTCCACCCTCGCCGCGCCGTTCGTCGACGGGGCGGCCGAGGGAACCGTCCGGGTCGCCGGTGTCACGATCGACGGCTCGGCGGCCGGCTCGACGACCGGCCCGCTGGTCGTCGAGCACGGTGACGAGTGCGACGTGCTGCTCGTGGCGTACGACGACCGGCTGGACGTCTGCCCGCGCGCGGAGGTGGCGGCGTCCGTCACCGGGGCGCCGCTGGACCCGCTGACACCCGTCGCCGTCCTCCCGGACGTCCCCGCGGGCCGGGTGGTCGGTGGTGCGCCCGAGGCGGGCCGGCTGCGGCTGCGCGGCGAGATCCTCAGCGCCGCGGCGCTGGTCGGTGTCGCGCAGGGCGCGCTCGACGTGGCCCGCGACTACGCGCTCGAACGCGAGCAGTTCGGCGTCGCGATCGGCTCCTTCCAGGCGATCAAGCACATGCTGGCCGACATGTACGTCCGGGTGGAGCTGGCGCGTGCCTCCGCCTACGCCGCCGCCGCGGTCGCGACCGACCCCCGCGCCGGTGACCCGCGGCGCGCCGCGAGCGCGGCGAAGCTGCTCGCCGGCGAGGCGGGGATCGCGAACGGGCGCGCCGCCGTGCAGGTGCTCGGCGGCATGGGCTTCACCTGGGACATGCTCCCGCATTACTTCCTGAAGCGGGCCTGGGTCCTGGAGAACCAGTTCGGCACGGTGTCCTCCCACGCCGCGCGGCTCGGCACCGCAGTCGGGAGCGAGGTCGCGGCGTCATGA
- a CDS encoding class I adenylate-forming enzyme family protein: MTAQDTAKLPTLSERLGKVLALDPAAPAVEFEQRWHTWGELAATADALAPQVRPGERVAVLLRNRPPQLGLLLGLLRHGACVVAVNPGRGVERVRADLESLAVGTVAGSAADLAAFAPHAPVRRFVSDDLGVVRVTGEGPPVGDGDLRPQTAVEMLTSGTTGPPKRVPLTYETFSLVLSGAKHYERNPDAGLRLRRGVVVVNAPLVHLGGLFRVLQCVNDGRAFCLLEKFRVDQWAEAVRRHRPSTVSLVPAALRMVLDADLDRDDLSSVRSVISGTAPLSPEDADAFQLRYGVPVLTSYAATEFGGGVAGWNLADHERYWTAKRGSVGRAHAGCELRVVDPETGAPLAPGERGLLEVRARQLGEQAGWTRTTDLARLDADGFLWILGRADQAIIRGGFKILPDDVRAALERDPRVRGASVVGLDDPRLGAVPVAAVEPRPGITVTAEELLADAAGVLARYELPARLLVVESLPRTPSGKVDLTAVRALFTQAP, encoded by the coding sequence ATGACAGCCCAGGACACGGCCAAGCTCCCGACGCTCAGCGAGCGGCTCGGGAAGGTCCTCGCGCTCGACCCGGCCGCCCCCGCGGTCGAGTTCGAGCAGCGCTGGCACACCTGGGGCGAGCTGGCGGCGACCGCCGACGCGCTCGCACCGCAGGTGCGGCCGGGTGAGCGGGTCGCGGTGCTGCTGCGCAACCGCCCCCCGCAGCTCGGCCTGCTGCTGGGACTGCTGCGTCACGGCGCCTGCGTGGTCGCGGTGAATCCGGGGCGCGGGGTGGAACGGGTACGCGCCGACCTGGAGTCCCTCGCGGTCGGGACCGTCGCCGGTTCCGCCGCGGACCTCGCCGCCTTCGCGCCCCACGCACCGGTACGCCGGTTCGTCAGCGACGACCTCGGGGTCGTGCGCGTCACCGGCGAAGGGCCGCCGGTGGGTGACGGCGACCTGCGCCCGCAGACCGCGGTCGAGATGCTCACCAGTGGCACGACCGGCCCACCGAAGCGGGTGCCGCTGACCTACGAGACCTTCTCCCTGGTGCTCTCCGGGGCGAAGCACTACGAGCGCAACCCGGACGCCGGCCTGCGGCTGCGTCGCGGCGTCGTCGTCGTCAACGCGCCGCTGGTCCACCTCGGCGGGCTGTTCCGCGTCCTGCAGTGCGTCAACGACGGCCGCGCGTTCTGCCTGCTGGAGAAGTTCCGGGTCGACCAGTGGGCGGAGGCGGTACGCCGCCACCGGCCCTCGACCGTCAGCCTGGTCCCCGCGGCGCTGCGGATGGTGCTGGACGCCGATCTCGACCGCGACGACCTGTCGAGCGTGCGGTCGGTGATCTCGGGCACCGCGCCGCTGTCCCCCGAGGACGCCGACGCCTTCCAGCTCAGGTACGGCGTGCCGGTGCTGACGTCCTACGCCGCGACCGAGTTCGGCGGCGGGGTGGCGGGCTGGAACCTCGCCGACCACGAGCGGTACTGGACGGCCAAGCGCGGCAGCGTCGGGCGCGCCCACGCGGGCTGCGAGCTGCGGGTCGTCGACCCCGAGACCGGGGCCCCGCTCGCTCCCGGCGAACGAGGGCTGCTGGAGGTGCGGGCCCGCCAGCTCGGCGAGCAGGCCGGGTGGACCCGCACCACCGACCTGGCGCGGCTCGACGCCGACGGCTTCCTGTGGATCCTCGGCCGTGCGGACCAGGCCATCATCCGCGGCGGGTTCAAGATCCTTCCCGACGATGTGCGGGCCGCCCTCGAACGTGACCCGCGGGTGCGGGGCGCCTCCGTCGTCGGGCTCGACGACCCCCGCCTCGGCGCCGTCCCGGTGGCCGCCGTCGAGCCCCGACCCGGGATCACCGTCACCGCCGAGGAGCTCCTCGCCGACGCGGCCGGCGTGCTGGCCCGCTACGAGCTGCCGGCGCGGCTGCTCGTCGTCGAGTCCCTGCCGCGCACGCCGTCGGGCAAGGTCGACCTCACCGCGGTACGCGCGCTGTTCACCCAGGCTCCCTGA
- a CDS encoding acyl-CoA dehydrogenase family protein, with product MDLTYNEEDEAFRAELRTWLEAEVPAHGPPPPPGDWPARRAYDTAWQRKLHDAGYAGLHWPAAFGGRGAPVTQQLVYLEEYARAGAPYISVNFVGMMHAGPTLIAEGTDAQRAYHLPRILSGEDIWCQGFSEPSAGSDLASLRTSAVRVGDEYVINGQKIWSTRAHVADYCELLVRTDPDARKHRGISWLILDMRSPGVEVRPMRTIDGESHFCEVFLTDVRVPVANLVGAENDGWRVTNVTLRFERGTAFAQHIITLRTQLRDLVRAARGVPAAGGGTAWDDPALRAQVGRLEASADGLWRMTQKGIAEAEATGLPAPTGSAVKLRFSELSQELSELAVRVLGRAAVGGVQGAGLDGVETARAYLWSLQYSIAAGTSQIQRNLIAERILGMPRAA from the coding sequence ATGGACCTGACCTACAACGAGGAGGACGAGGCGTTCCGCGCCGAGCTCCGTACCTGGCTGGAAGCCGAGGTTCCCGCACACGGACCGCCGCCGCCTCCCGGCGACTGGCCGGCGCGCCGCGCCTACGACACGGCCTGGCAGCGCAAGCTCCACGACGCCGGCTACGCCGGCCTGCACTGGCCGGCCGCGTTCGGCGGCCGCGGGGCGCCGGTCACCCAGCAGCTCGTCTACCTGGAGGAGTACGCCCGCGCCGGCGCGCCGTACATCAGCGTGAACTTCGTCGGCATGATGCACGCCGGCCCCACCCTGATCGCCGAGGGCACCGACGCCCAGCGCGCCTACCACCTCCCCCGCATCCTGAGCGGTGAGGACATCTGGTGCCAGGGCTTCTCCGAGCCCTCCGCCGGCTCCGACCTCGCCTCCCTGCGCACCAGCGCGGTCCGGGTCGGCGACGAGTACGTCATCAACGGGCAGAAGATCTGGAGCACCCGCGCGCACGTCGCCGACTACTGCGAGCTGCTGGTCCGCACCGACCCGGACGCCCGCAAACACCGCGGCATCAGCTGGCTCATCCTCGACATGCGCTCCCCTGGCGTCGAGGTCCGGCCGATGCGCACGATCGACGGTGAGAGCCACTTCTGCGAGGTGTTCCTCACCGACGTCCGGGTGCCCGTGGCGAACCTCGTCGGCGCGGAGAACGACGGCTGGCGGGTCACCAACGTGACGCTGCGCTTCGAGCGCGGCACCGCCTTCGCCCAGCACATCATCACCCTGCGCACCCAGCTGCGCGACCTCGTCCGGGCGGCCCGGGGTGTCCCCGCCGCCGGCGGCGGCACCGCCTGGGACGACCCGGCACTGCGGGCGCAGGTCGGCCGGCTGGAGGCGAGCGCCGACGGCCTGTGGCGGATGACCCAGAAGGGCATCGCCGAGGCGGAGGCCACCGGGCTGCCCGCGCCCACCGGCTCCGCCGTCAAGCTGCGCTTCAGCGAGCTCAGCCAGGAGCTCAGCGAGCTCGCGGTACGGGTGCTCGGCCGCGCCGCGGTCGGCGGTGTGCAGGGTGCCGGCCTCGACGGCGTGGAGACCGCCCGCGCCTACCTCTGGTCGCTGCAGTACAGCATCGCCGCCGGCACCTCGCAGATCCAGCGCAACCTGATCGCCGAACGGATCCTGGGGATGCCGCGCGCGGCCTGA